In Chitinivibrionales bacterium, the genomic window AGCATGCTTTGGATCGTCTCCCGCATAACCGGTTCATCATCCATGACAAGGACCATGCCGGAGCCCTGGTGGGGTGCCGTTGCTTTTGCAGGAATTTCGGGGATCGCATCCGGTGAAGCCGGCAGAAAGATATGAAACGAACTTCCCTCCCCTGGCTCAGATTCGACATCGACATATCCTCCGTGGCGCTTAATAATCGAATAGCAGGTGGTAAGCCCAAGGCCGTGTCCCTTCGGCTTGGTCGAATAGAAAGGATCGAATATTTTTGACAGATTCTCAGGGGACATGCCAGCTCCCCGGTCTTTGACCGATATCTTTACATAGGGACCGGCGGGGAGTGACACCATCCATTTATTATCAAGGACCACATTCTCCATACCGACCTCGATTGCGCCTCCCTCGGGCATGGCCTGCTTCGCATTAATCAATATATTATCGATAACCTGCCCTATCTGATTTCTGTCGAATTTACACATCCACAAATCTTCAGCAAGAGCAAAAGTGCACGAACAATTCGAGCCGCTGAGGGCAAACTGAGCAGTCTCCTGAATAAAGGGGGTAAGCTCCTGGAGTTTCTTTACCGGGACTCCGCCTTTGGCAAAGGTAAGCAACTGCTGTGTCAGCCCCTTTGCCCGGTCGATCGTTCCCAGTGCTTTTTTGAGGTAGGTCTTTACTTTATTTTCACCGCTTTCATCGAAAGCCATATCGATATAGCCGAAAATACCTCCCAGAAGATTATTGAAATCATGGGCGATCCCTCCGGCGAGAACGCCAAGAGATTCGAGTTTCTGCATATTCTGCAGTGCCTCTTCAGCCCGCTTACGGTCGCTTATGTCACGCATGCTCCCGATAACTATCGCCAGCTGTCCCGAAGAATCCTGCCAGAGGCGGGAAGAAATCGAACAAGGAACAACAATTCCATCTTTATTTCTCAATGAGATCTCAAAATCGGTTACCGCTCCCCGCTCCTTGAGAACAGCGATGAGATTCTCACGTTCCCGGGGATCGGCATAAAATTCATACAGGGATTTTCCAAGTAATTCGGCGCGCGTGTATTGTCCCCGGGAGAAAGCTTCAATGGACGGGCTGATTTCCAGAATGATTCCATCAAGAGTTGTCTCATAAAACACATCCTGGGCATTTTCGAAAATCGTGCGATACTTCTCCTCGCTTTCACGAAGCTTTTCCTGCGCTGCCTTGCGCTCGGTAATGTCTTCAGCTACACCTTCTATCCATCCCTGATCACGATAGATCCTGGCCGAACAGCTGATCCAGAAAATCGATCCGTCCCTGCGATAAAAACGCGCCTCGAAATTTTGAACAGAGCCTCGGGTATTGAGTTCATCAACCATCTTCTCCCGGGTTCCCGGATCAACATAATTGCCGAATGTGGCATATTCGGCAATAAACGCTTCCCTGCTCTCATAACCGAACATTATCGCAAGTTGTTCATTGCTCTCAAGAACCTTGCCGTCGGATATCCTCGTGCGAAACAGGCCGACCTGGGCATTATGAAACAGATTCCGATAGGTTTCTTCACTCGCCCTCAATGCCTTTTCGGTCTTTATCTGATCGGTGATATCCACAACATTGCCGATTGCAAGCAAGGCGCCGCCATGGGCCCGCATGGTATTACTGCTTACCTGCACATGGCGTATTTCTCCCCCTTTGGTAATAAACCTCTTCCTGATTTCATACTCCCGCTGTTCCCCCTTTAAATGTGGTTTAACCCTGGAACGTTCATGCTGCCAGTCATCCGGATGGCTGATATCGGCAACCGTCTTGGCAGCGAGTTCTTCTTCAGTGTAACCGACAATAGCGCAAAAGCTTCTATTCGCCTTCATAAACCGCTGGGTTTCCGTATGCACCAGCGCTATCCCGACAGGACTGAAATCAAAAATTACCCTGAATATTTCTTCGCTGTTGAAGATCTCATTGATCGATACCGTACAGGGGAAAGTCTCTTCACCCTTCGTGTGGTTGGTTTTCTTTTGGGATTTCTCTGAGGACCTGATTCCCCGGCGCGGTCTCTTGCTGCTCATCCTCACATGTCCCTCTCGTGCTTGTATGGCCTTAGATAGGCAGGAATCCTGGTACAGGCTTTTTATATTGTACGGTGAGTAGTAAGGAAGGGTCAATGGCTAATTAAAAAGAGTAGAGCGGAAGCATTTGAAACCTCCACAGATATTCTTCTCGGCGGCTATCACTTCCTTAATCCAGATATTTTTGTAAGGTATTTTGGAGTTTATCCATATCGACGGGTTTGGTAAGAAAATCATCTACTTCTAAACTTTGAAACTAGATATGTGCCACAAGGATTCACAGGAAGAAAAGGAGTGGAGAAACACCGTAGCCCGACGGTAAAGGAGGTGTTTATCGGTGGCCTTAGCAGGCGCATAAAAACCATCATGCCACAATGATGAATCCCCCACATTAGTAGTCAAAAGAAATGACATTAAATCATTTCTTTTAAATATATGCCTTGTACAAGAGCACGATATTTAATACTATGCCTGCCCCGTACTCCCCAGTGACATATACCTACGGCATATCGAAAGGGTATTAAAGTTCCGGAACTATAATCTTCCTTCAATTCAGGAGGAGAAACCCATTCTGCATGCCTGTTTCTGTTATGCGTGTATCCACCGGTACCATAATCACCATGTATTTCAATTATCTCACCAAATCAATTTAAGGGACACCAGACTCTATCTTCACCAGACCCACCATGCCAACCGAGAGGATCGTGAAAAAAGCTCTCACTTTCCTGAGGGGGGTAATTCCAGTTTTCCAGTTTCTGTAAAATTCATCCATTTCTTCACTGTAAGTGAATTGTACTTCTAAATCATACTCTCCTTAGGTTATCACTAATACCACCAACAGTCCCGATAATTATTTCCACCGTGGCTACTGGTATTCTAAATCAATCCAATCAAGCAATTCGGATATATGAGCGATTCTGTCTTTCTGTTGATTAAATGCCGCTGTTGTTCATTGAGTTTCCGACCATCTTACGAGCAGCAGCCGCATACTTGTGAGGCCGGCGGGAATGGATA contains:
- a CDS encoding PAS domain S-box protein, coding for MSSKRPRRGIRSSEKSQKKTNHTKGEETFPCTVSINEIFNSEEIFRVIFDFSPVGIALVHTETQRFMKANRSFCAIVGYTEEELAAKTVADISHPDDWQHERSRVKPHLKGEQREYEIRKRFITKGGEIRHVQVSSNTMRAHGGALLAIGNVVDITDQIKTEKALRASEETYRNLFHNAQVGLFRTRISDGKVLESNEQLAIMFGYESREAFIAEYATFGNYVDPGTREKMVDELNTRGSVQNFEARFYRRDGSIFWISCSARIYRDQGWIEGVAEDITERKAAQEKLRESEEKYRTIFENAQDVFYETTLDGIILEISPSIEAFSRGQYTRAELLGKSLYEFYADPRERENLIAVLKERGAVTDFEISLRNKDGIVVPCSISSRLWQDSSGQLAIVIGSMRDISDRKRAEEALQNMQKLESLGVLAGGIAHDFNNLLGGIFGYIDMAFDESGENKVKTYLKKALGTIDRAKGLTQQLLTFAKGGVPVKKLQELTPFIQETAQFALSGSNCSCTFALAEDLWMCKFDRNQIGQVIDNILINAKQAMPEGGAIEVGMENVVLDNKWMVSLPAGPYVKISVKDRGAGMSPENLSKIFDPFYSTKPKGHGLGLTTCYSIIKRHGGYVDVESEPGEGSSFHIFLPASPDAIPEIPAKATAPHQGSGMVLVMDDEPVMRETIQSMLKMLGYSVVCTENGAETLNLLESDGAAMDITAMIFDLTIPGAGGGKDIIAGIRTTHRDIPVFVASGYADDPVMAAPEKYGFTASICKPFRKTQLAEMLRRYVKVRY